A DNA window from Robbsia sp. KACC 23696 contains the following coding sequences:
- a CDS encoding NADH:flavin oxidoreductase: MQNADRNAPLFQPFRIKSLNLPNRIVMAPMTRSFSDNGVPGANIVEYYRRRAEGQVGLILSEGTVIDRPASRNDAGIPFFHGSAALDGWQQVIDAVHRAGGRMGPQLWHTGSVKSLMSEWVPDAPVESPSGLVAPGVPRGVAMSDENIADAIDAFGRAAADAKRLGFDTFEIHGAHGYLIDQFFWDGTNTREDRFGGATLRERSTFAAEVVRRMRQAVGPDFPIILRVSQWKQQDFAVKLAGSPDAMSDWLGPLVDAGVDILHCSQRRFWEPEFPAVDGETGLNFAGWAKKLTGAATISVGSVGLSGDFMGAFGGEASQSVGIDGLLERMARGEFDLIAVGRALISEPAWAEKIRDGRGDLKGFDASLLGELV; this comes from the coding sequence ATGCAGAACGCCGACCGCAATGCCCCGCTGTTTCAGCCCTTTCGTATCAAATCACTGAATCTGCCGAATCGGATCGTGATGGCGCCGATGACGCGCTCGTTTTCCGATAACGGCGTGCCCGGCGCGAATATCGTCGAATACTATCGCCGCCGCGCGGAGGGACAAGTGGGATTGATTCTGTCCGAGGGCACGGTGATCGACCGGCCTGCTTCGCGAAATGACGCAGGTATTCCCTTTTTCCACGGCAGTGCCGCGCTGGACGGCTGGCAGCAGGTCATCGATGCCGTCCATCGGGCTGGCGGCCGGATGGGGCCGCAGTTGTGGCACACCGGCTCGGTCAAGAGCCTTATGAGCGAATGGGTGCCGGATGCGCCGGTCGAAAGCCCCTCCGGCTTGGTGGCGCCGGGCGTGCCGCGCGGCGTGGCGATGAGCGACGAGAACATCGCCGACGCGATCGATGCGTTCGGCCGCGCCGCCGCCGATGCGAAGCGGCTCGGTTTCGACACTTTCGAGATTCATGGCGCACATGGCTATCTGATCGACCAGTTTTTTTGGGATGGTACGAATACCCGTGAAGACCGATTCGGCGGCGCGACGTTGCGCGAGCGGTCGACGTTCGCTGCGGAAGTCGTGCGTCGGATGCGCCAGGCCGTGGGTCCGGATTTTCCGATCATTCTGCGCGTGAGCCAATGGAAACAACAGGATTTCGCCGTGAAGCTGGCTGGCAGCCCGGACGCCATGAGCGATTGGCTCGGTCCCTTGGTGGATGCCGGCGTTGATATCCTGCATTGCTCACAGCGCCGGTTCTGGGAGCCGGAATTCCCGGCGGTCGATGGCGAGACCGGTTTGAACTTTGCGGGATGGGCAAAGAAGCTGACCGGAGCCGCGACGATCAGCGTCGGCTCGGTCGGTCTGTCGGGCGATTTCATGGGGGCCTTCGGGGGTGAAGCGTCTCAGTCGGTCGGCATCGACGGCCTCCTGGAGCGGATGGCGCGTGGCGAGTTCGATCTAATTGCCGTCGGGCGGGCACTGATCTCCGAGCCCGCCTGGGCCGAGAAAATCCGTGATGGACGCGGTGATCTGAAAGGGTTCGACGCCAGCCTGTTGGGCGAGTTGGTGTAA
- a CDS encoding helix-turn-helix domain-containing protein has product MTLDQQTPHAGLGDADSRPSTPDTGPHRTPLPCRHFLTKDEVITGVDCPHRLLLDQIADKWSVLILAALRAGPHRFNELKRRLDGITQKALTQSLRRLERNGIVSRTVLATSPVAVEYAITPLGETLRDPFAALYHWTIQYLPAVDEARARFDEASSD; this is encoded by the coding sequence ATGACACTCGATCAACAGACACCCCACGCCGGCCTTGGCGACGCGGATTCCCGACCCTCGACGCCGGATACCGGTCCCCATCGCACGCCGTTGCCGTGCCGGCATTTCCTGACTAAGGACGAGGTCATTACCGGTGTGGATTGCCCGCACCGCTTATTGCTGGACCAGATTGCCGACAAATGGTCGGTACTGATTCTGGCAGCGCTACGCGCCGGCCCTCACCGTTTCAACGAGCTGAAACGACGTCTCGACGGCATCACGCAGAAGGCATTGACGCAAAGCCTGAGGCGCCTCGAACGCAATGGCATCGTCTCGCGGACGGTGCTCGCGACCTCACCCGTCGCCGTCGAATACGCGATCACCCCTTTGGGGGAGACCTTGCGTGATCCCTTCGCCGCGCTATACCACTGGACGATCCAGTACTTACCGGCCGTCGACGAAGCACGAGCCCGTTTCGACGAAGCATCGTCGGATTAA
- the araD gene encoding L-arabinonate dehydratase, whose protein sequence is MTANRKKPEDLRSYRWYGVNDLRSFGHRSRTAQMGYHASDYMGKPVIAILNTWSEVNSCHTHFKQRVEEVKRGVWQAGGFPVEMPVMTLAEPFQKPTTMLYRNFLAMEAEEVLRSYQFDGCVLMGGCDKTTPGLLMGAISMDLPTIYLPAGPMLRGNWNGRTLGSGSDTWKYWADLRAGKITEEEWKGIESGIARSPGHCMTMGTASTMTSAAEALGMILPGFSSIPAPDSRHAQMASLTGQRIVEMVWTDQKPSNILTAKSFDNAITTVLAMSGSTNAIVHLVAVARRAGIPLTLSRFDELARITPVLANLRPAGKYLMEDFYYAGGLRALLVALGDLIDGNQMTVNGQTLAENIAGAETFDDDVIRKRDNAVLKRDGLAVLTGNLAPDGAVIKPAAAEAHLLKARGPAVVFKDYKDMAARIDSDDLDVSPHSIIVLQHAGPVGAPGMPEWGQLPIPQKLLKQGVRDMVRISDARMSGTSYGACVLHVAPESFVGGPLALVKDGDMIELDVEKRRLHLDVSDEELAARRAAWVAPKRPFERGFGVMHQIHVTQANKGCDFDFLEEPVKAAVVQTQTPDARGEPEIH, encoded by the coding sequence ATGACCGCTAATCGCAAAAAACCCGAGGATCTCCGGAGTTACCGCTGGTACGGTGTCAACGATCTGCGTTCGTTCGGCCATCGCTCACGCACCGCTCAGATGGGCTACCACGCGTCCGATTACATGGGTAAGCCCGTGATCGCGATCCTTAACACGTGGAGCGAGGTCAATTCCTGTCATACGCATTTCAAGCAGCGCGTCGAAGAGGTCAAGCGCGGCGTCTGGCAGGCGGGCGGCTTCCCCGTCGAAATGCCCGTTATGACCCTGGCCGAGCCGTTTCAAAAGCCGACGACGATGCTCTATCGCAATTTCCTCGCGATGGAAGCCGAGGAAGTCCTTCGCTCCTACCAGTTCGACGGCTGCGTGCTGATGGGCGGCTGCGACAAGACCACGCCAGGCTTGCTGATGGGGGCGATCAGCATGGACCTGCCGACGATCTATCTGCCCGCCGGCCCGATGCTGCGAGGCAACTGGAACGGCCGTACGCTCGGCAGCGGCTCCGATACGTGGAAGTACTGGGCCGACTTGCGCGCGGGCAAGATCACCGAGGAAGAATGGAAGGGAATCGAAAGTGGCATCGCGCGTTCCCCCGGTCATTGCATGACGATGGGCACCGCGTCGACGATGACCAGCGCCGCGGAAGCGCTCGGCATGATCCTGCCGGGCTTTTCCTCGATCCCGGCGCCCGACTCGCGACATGCGCAAATGGCGTCGCTGACGGGACAGCGTATCGTCGAGATGGTCTGGACCGATCAAAAGCCCTCCAACATCCTGACGGCGAAATCCTTCGATAACGCGATCACGACGGTGCTGGCGATGTCCGGCTCGACGAACGCCATCGTGCATCTGGTCGCCGTCGCGCGTCGCGCCGGCATTCCGCTGACCCTGTCGCGTTTCGACGAGCTCGCGCGGATCACCCCGGTGTTGGCCAATCTGCGTCCCGCCGGCAAATACCTGATGGAGGATTTTTATTACGCCGGCGGTTTGCGTGCCCTGCTCGTCGCATTGGGCGATCTGATCGACGGCAACCAGATGACCGTCAACGGACAGACGCTCGCCGAGAATATCGCCGGCGCCGAGACCTTCGACGACGACGTGATCCGCAAGCGGGACAATGCCGTACTCAAACGGGACGGGCTTGCCGTGCTGACCGGTAATCTGGCGCCGGACGGGGCCGTTATCAAGCCGGCGGCAGCGGAAGCGCATCTGCTGAAGGCGCGCGGGCCGGCCGTCGTATTCAAAGACTATAAGGACATGGCGGCCCGAATCGATAGCGACGATCTGGACGTGTCACCGCATTCGATCATCGTGCTGCAACATGCCGGCCCGGTCGGTGCGCCCGGCATGCCGGAATGGGGACAATTGCCGATTCCCCAAAAACTGTTGAAGCAAGGCGTGCGCGACATGGTGCGGATCTCCGATGCACGGATGAGCGGCACCAGTTATGGCGCCTGCGTATTGCATGTGGCGCCGGAGTCGTTCGTCGGCGGTCCCTTGGCGCTGGTGAAAGATGGCGACATGATCGAACTGGATGTCGAGAAGCGTCGCCTGCATCTGGATGTCAGCGACGAAGAATTGGCCGCGCGCCGCGCCGCCTGGGTCGCCCCCAAGCGCCCCTTCGAGCGTGGCTTCGGCGTGATGCACCAGATCCACGTCACGCAAGCCAACAAAGGCTGCGACTTCGACTTCCTCGAAGAGCCGGTCAAAGCCGCGGTCGTGCAAACCCAGACACCCGATGCACGCGGCGAGCCGGAAATCCATTGA
- a CDS encoding ribonuclease activity regulator RraA — protein MSSSEITVSDTALEKLRHVSTATLTTQLFKRGLRNVFLQGVRPLVPPSPGTPNIVGPAFTLRNIPAREDIDHVGIFQDPDHPQRKAVESAPAGSILVQDCRGETAVASVGSILALRLAKRGVAGMVSDGPVRDSGTIAALGLPLWCAGASAPMNLAKHHAVDQNVPIACGGVPVYPGDIVVCDIDGVVIVPREMAEDVATDAAEQELMEEFITSRIAEGHPLRGNYPPNEETLAAYQDWKAKR, from the coding sequence ATGAGCTCATCCGAAATCACCGTCAGCGACACCGCCCTCGAAAAGCTGCGTCACGTCTCCACCGCGACGCTGACGACGCAGCTGTTCAAACGCGGTCTGCGCAATGTCTTCCTGCAAGGCGTTCGCCCGCTGGTACCGCCGTCGCCGGGGACGCCGAATATCGTCGGACCGGCCTTCACGTTGCGCAATATTCCTGCTCGGGAAGATATCGATCACGTCGGCATTTTTCAGGATCCGGACCATCCGCAGCGCAAAGCGGTCGAAAGCGCACCGGCAGGCAGCATCCTGGTGCAGGACTGCCGCGGCGAAACGGCGGTCGCGTCGGTCGGCTCGATCCTGGCGCTGCGTCTGGCGAAGCGCGGCGTGGCCGGCATGGTCTCCGACGGGCCGGTCCGCGACAGCGGCACGATCGCCGCGTTGGGTCTACCGCTCTGGTGCGCCGGCGCCAGCGCGCCGATGAATCTGGCCAAACATCACGCAGTGGACCAGAACGTGCCGATCGCCTGCGGCGGCGTGCCGGTTTATCCGGGCGACATCGTCGTCTGCGATATCGACGGCGTCGTGATCGTCCCGCGTGAAATGGCCGAGGACGTCGCGACCGACGCAGCCGAGCAGGAGTTGATGGAGGAATTCATCACATCGCGCATCGCCGAAGGCCATCCGCTGCGCGGCAATTATCCGCCGAACGAAGAAACGTTGGCGGCGTATCAGGACTGGAAGGCAAAACGCTGA
- a CDS encoding MFS transporter, with amino-acid sequence MNTVTPQIDAPRLINRLALRLMPLLGLLYLVAYLDRSNIGFAKLQMLGSLGISEAAYGLGASLFFIGYLLFEVPSNVMLHKYGATRWIARIMFTWGVVTILLAFTKSPTTFYFLRFLLGASEAGLYPGVIYYLTLWFPAQSRARMLGYFTLGSSMGNMIGAPICGWLLDKGGFMGLDGWQLVFVVTGLPSVLLTVVVLLFLPETPDKARFLNDGEKRWLDDTLSAERAEVRKTETAKVHVWHVLTEWRVIGMALYYMMLSMSVYGIAYWLPTLVKGFGVSNTINGMLNVIPWLLATIILAFVPARLRANADGRDRIGRAMLISAILGMICFLGSVLLPSNTSRFVALCIGAPCLYLLLPLFWTMPPRFLTGARAAAGIAAINSLGNIGGFIAQNIVPWVRQISGSTKAPMLVPATCLLIFAIVTAVLLSRRKRGPHADDKREQYAQ; translated from the coding sequence GTGAATACCGTCACACCGCAAATCGACGCACCGCGCCTGATCAATCGCCTCGCCCTCAGGCTGATGCCATTGTTGGGCCTGCTTTATCTGGTCGCCTACCTCGACCGCTCCAACATCGGTTTTGCGAAGCTGCAGATGCTCGGCAGCCTGGGGATCAGCGAGGCGGCCTATGGATTAGGCGCCTCGCTGTTCTTTATCGGTTATCTGCTGTTCGAGGTGCCGAGCAATGTGATGCTGCACAAATACGGCGCGACACGCTGGATTGCCCGCATCATGTTCACGTGGGGCGTCGTCACGATCCTCCTCGCTTTCACGAAGAGCCCGACCACCTTCTATTTCCTGCGGTTCCTGCTGGGCGCATCGGAGGCCGGGCTGTATCCGGGCGTGATCTATTACCTGACGTTGTGGTTTCCCGCGCAATCACGCGCGCGAATGCTCGGTTACTTCACCCTGGGCAGCAGCATGGGCAATATGATCGGCGCGCCGATCTGCGGCTGGCTGCTCGACAAGGGCGGCTTCATGGGTCTCGACGGCTGGCAACTGGTCTTCGTCGTCACCGGTCTGCCTTCGGTATTGTTGACCGTCGTCGTCTTGCTCTTCCTGCCCGAAACGCCGGACAAGGCCCGGTTTCTGAATGACGGCGAGAAGCGCTGGCTAGACGACACGCTGAGCGCCGAACGGGCCGAAGTGCGCAAGACCGAAACCGCTAAAGTGCATGTCTGGCACGTGCTGACCGAATGGCGCGTGATCGGCATGGCGCTGTATTACATGATGCTGTCGATGTCCGTCTACGGTATTGCGTACTGGTTGCCGACGCTGGTCAAGGGCTTCGGCGTAAGCAACACGATCAACGGCATGTTGAACGTGATTCCCTGGCTCCTCGCGACGATCATCCTCGCCTTCGTCCCCGCGCGCCTGCGCGCGAACGCCGATGGCCGCGATCGTATCGGTCGGGCCATGCTGATCTCTGCCATCCTCGGCATGATCTGCTTTCTGGGCAGCGTCTTGCTGCCGAGCAATACCTCGCGTTTCGTCGCGCTATGCATCGGCGCGCCCTGTCTCTATCTGTTGCTGCCGCTTTTCTGGACGATGCCGCCGCGCTTCCTGACCGGGGCCCGTGCCGCAGCCGGCATCGCCGCGATCAATTCGCTCGGCAACATCGGCGGCTTTATCGCGCAAAACATCGTTCCCTGGGTGCGCCAGATCAGCGGCAGCACGAAGGCACCGATGCTGGTGCCGGCGACGTGTCTGCTGATTTTCGCGATCGTCACCGCAGTGCTGCTCTCGCGCCGTAAACGCGGTCCGCACGCCGATGACAAGCGCGAGCAATACGCGCAGTAG
- a CDS encoding MFS transporter, giving the protein MRFTGPKPAHASHRHSAHGHAARSGSAPRTRRRVVPAADAAAANSAESGTTSARRVAMASTIGTIAEYYDFFVYGTAAALVFGKLFFPSSDAFIGTIAAFASFAVGFVARPIGGMVFGHYGDRLGRKKAMVVTILIVGIGTVVIGLLPTYAQIGPWAPAVLILVRVLQGFGVGGEQAGAVLMTAEYAPPQRRGLMTSLVQLGAPAGFLIPSALFAVLTGTLSSEQFLSWGWRIPFLASALLVVIGLYIRLRIHESPAFTQIREAKTMASAPLRDVLRDFPSVTARGLLAKLVETVSFTFYSMVVLAYGKVHGIPSNVILRTIIIAVIIELFTIPLAGWLTDRIGRRPVFIAGATVQLLLIWPFFHALETGGLALQLAMIVALPIGHALCFAPQASLFPELFPTRVRCSGIALIWQTGSLVGGGVFSVLAIKLVQMADGEPIELILYIAVICVVSIAALLSLPETAPGRRSGATAQERDLHDWGALPQPGKRV; this is encoded by the coding sequence ATGCGTTTCACCGGTCCGAAGCCTGCTCACGCATCACATCGTCATTCGGCGCACGGCCATGCCGCGCGGTCTGGCAGCGCGCCACGCACGCGGCGGCGCGTCGTCCCTGCCGCTGACGCTGCTGCTGCCAATTCCGCCGAAAGCGGCACCACTAGCGCGCGCCGCGTCGCAATGGCCTCGACGATCGGCACGATTGCCGAGTATTACGACTTCTTCGTCTACGGCACGGCCGCCGCTTTGGTGTTCGGCAAATTGTTCTTCCCGAGTTCCGATGCGTTTATCGGGACGATCGCGGCCTTCGCCAGTTTTGCGGTGGGCTTTGTGGCACGGCCGATTGGGGGCATGGTCTTCGGACATTATGGCGATCGCCTGGGGCGTAAAAAGGCGATGGTCGTCACGATCCTGATCGTCGGCATCGGCACCGTCGTGATCGGCCTGCTGCCCACCTATGCGCAAATCGGTCCATGGGCGCCCGCCGTGCTGATACTCGTGCGTGTGCTGCAGGGCTTCGGCGTGGGTGGCGAACAGGCCGGCGCCGTGTTGATGACGGCCGAGTACGCGCCGCCGCAACGACGTGGCTTGATGACCAGCCTGGTCCAATTAGGCGCGCCGGCCGGCTTCCTGATACCGTCGGCCTTGTTTGCCGTCCTGACCGGCACGCTGTCATCGGAACAATTCTTGAGCTGGGGATGGCGGATACCCTTTCTTGCCAGCGCCTTGCTGGTGGTGATCGGCCTGTATATCCGACTGCGAATCCATGAGTCGCCCGCATTTACACAGATTCGCGAAGCGAAAACGATGGCGAGCGCTCCCCTGCGCGATGTGCTTCGCGACTTCCCAAGCGTCACGGCGCGCGGACTCCTCGCCAAATTGGTCGAGACCGTGTCCTTTACCTTCTATTCGATGGTCGTACTGGCCTATGGCAAGGTACACGGCATCCCATCGAACGTCATCCTGCGGACCATCATCATCGCGGTGATCATCGAGTTGTTCACGATTCCCCTCGCCGGCTGGCTGACCGATCGCATCGGTCGCCGCCCGGTCTTTATCGCGGGGGCGACTGTGCAACTGCTGTTGATCTGGCCTTTCTTCCATGCGTTGGAGACCGGCGGCCTGGCGCTGCAACTGGCCATGATCGTCGCACTGCCCATCGGTCACGCACTGTGCTTCGCGCCGCAAGCGTCGTTGTTCCCGGAGCTGTTTCCCACGCGCGTACGGTGCAGCGGGATCGCGCTGATCTGGCAGACGGGATCGCTGGTTGGCGGCGGCGTCTTCAGCGTGCTCGCGATCAAGCTGGTCCAGATGGCCGACGGTGAACCAATCGAACTGATTCTCTATATCGCCGTGATCTGCGTCGTATCGATCGCCGCGCTGTTGAGCCTCCCGGAAACGGCACCAGGCCGCCGCAGTGGCGCGACGGCGCAAGAACGGGACTTGCACGACTGGGGTGCCCTACCGCAACCCGGCAAACGCGTCTGA
- the efeB gene encoding iron uptake transporter deferrochelatase/peroxidase subunit: MNDDRDAKVPPADCPVDANAQPPHRLDAPAGADANVAARRRFLKAGLAGGAALGGSVVANAAQASGGALGGSPAAVPDPEQGKRPFYGAHQGGIGDPQQKFSYVAAFDLTTTARADVIALLQGWTLAAARLTQGLTAKPLSLADDQTADSTTPPDSGEALGLGANELTITFGFGPGLFEKDGKDRYGLAARRPAALVDLPRFNGDQLLPAKTGGDLLIQACANDPQVAFHAVRALSRIAYGHAQMRWGQAGFLSGPRGATPRNLMGFKDGTSNPSIRSPEQMNRYVWADDSDADWMNGGAYTVVRRIRITIEHWDQMERGFQEQVFGREKYSGAPLGKQHEFDDIDLNQADKDGNPLIPESAHIRLSHESQNNGAQILRRSYSYNDSTDFYIERWPPWRQETEFDAGLIFIAHQRDPRKGFIPINEKLSKFDMLNQFATHVGSGIFACPPGAREGSYIGASLFEA; the protein is encoded by the coding sequence ATGAATGACGATCGAGACGCGAAAGTGCCCCCGGCCGACTGTCCAGTGGATGCGAACGCGCAGCCGCCGCACCGGTTGGATGCGCCCGCCGGGGCCGATGCGAACGTCGCTGCGCGGCGTCGCTTTTTAAAAGCGGGCCTGGCAGGCGGCGCGGCCCTTGGCGGCAGTGTCGTGGCGAATGCCGCACAGGCAAGCGGCGGCGCGTTGGGCGGATCGCCCGCCGCCGTACCGGATCCCGAGCAGGGCAAGCGCCCCTTTTACGGCGCGCATCAGGGCGGTATCGGCGACCCGCAGCAAAAGTTCAGCTATGTGGCGGCGTTCGACTTGACCACGACGGCGCGCGCGGACGTTATCGCACTGCTGCAAGGGTGGACGCTGGCGGCGGCGCGCCTGACGCAGGGTTTGACGGCAAAGCCGCTATCGCTGGCCGATGATCAGACGGCGGATTCGACCACGCCGCCCGATTCCGGTGAAGCCTTGGGCCTGGGCGCGAACGAACTGACGATCACCTTCGGGTTCGGCCCGGGCTTGTTTGAAAAAGACGGCAAGGATCGATACGGCCTGGCCGCCAGACGGCCCGCCGCCTTGGTCGATCTGCCGCGTTTCAATGGCGACCAATTGCTTCCGGCGAAGACCGGCGGCGATCTGCTGATTCAAGCCTGCGCGAACGATCCGCAAGTCGCGTTTCATGCGGTCCGCGCGCTGTCGCGCATCGCTTACGGTCATGCGCAGATGCGATGGGGCCAGGCGGGCTTTCTTTCCGGGCCGCGCGGCGCGACGCCGCGCAACTTGATGGGCTTTAAGGACGGCACGAGTAATCCGTCGATACGCTCTCCGGAACAGATGAACCGCTATGTCTGGGCCGATGACTCGGACGCCGATTGGATGAACGGCGGCGCCTACACCGTGGTGCGCCGTATCCGCATCACGATCGAACACTGGGATCAGATGGAGCGCGGTTTCCAGGAGCAGGTGTTCGGTCGCGAGAAGTACAGCGGCGCGCCGTTGGGCAAGCAGCACGAGTTCGACGATATCGATTTGAATCAAGCGGACAAGGATGGCAATCCGCTGATCCCGGAAAGCGCGCACATTCGGCTGTCGCATGAATCGCAGAATAACGGCGCGCAGATTCTGCGGCGCTCGTATTCCTACAACGACAGTACCGATTTCTACATCGAGCGCTGGCCGCCCTGGCGCCAGGAGACCGAGTTCGATGCCGGTCTGATCTTCATCGCGCATCAACGCGATCCGCGCAAGGGCTTTATCCCGATCAACGAGAAATTGTCGAAGTTCGATATGTTGAATCAGTTCGCGACGCACGTGGGTAGCGGCATCTTTGCTTGCCCGCCGGGCGCGCGGGAGGGTTCCTATATCGGCGCGTCCCTGTTCGAGGCGTGA
- a CDS encoding carbohydrate porin, producing MKRNSTVGSALGLIDVNGRMGWKAGIACIGLLSGTTVFAGSPASATTYSEAANTVASSGTDAVEADTKIKAEPVGQWTGLWTRSSLFGDMGGIRSGLGKYGITLLATETSEYLANLRGGLGQHGDYDGLTTVTLGLDTQKAFGWVGGSFNISALNIHGRNLSSDYLGTLNTASGIEAQDTTRLWEMWFQQSFMDKRFDIRIGQQSIDQEFMTSTYAATFVNTMFGWPGLPSYDMPNGGPAYPLSALGARVRAQLTPALSALAGVYDADPLGNNPANVSGTNFNLHTGAMYIGELQYGINQASDGGMVSDASAGLPGTYKIGFWYNTARFQDQRYDANGVSLATSGGDPASHRGNYSVYAVADQMIWRPDPDAPRSIGVFARVMGAPGDRNLVSVSANVGVVMKAPFQGRDNDSVGLGLAYIKVGNYAHDLDLDARAAALGGPYGVRTSETAVEATYQYQATPWWIIQGDAQYTFNAGAGQNPNDATKPLRNTFVLGVRTTVTF from the coding sequence ATGAAGCGTAACAGTACAGTCGGGTCCGCGCTCGGCCTAATCGACGTCAACGGGCGGATGGGATGGAAAGCGGGTATCGCCTGCATCGGCCTGCTGTCCGGTACCACTGTCTTCGCGGGCTCGCCTGCATCGGCTACAACGTATTCAGAAGCGGCGAACACAGTCGCCTCGTCCGGGACGGATGCCGTCGAGGCAGACACCAAAATCAAAGCCGAACCGGTCGGTCAATGGACCGGTCTGTGGACGCGCTCGTCCTTGTTCGGGGATATGGGCGGGATCCGCTCCGGTCTCGGTAAATATGGGATAACGTTGCTGGCAACGGAAACCTCCGAATACCTCGCGAACCTGCGCGGCGGCTTGGGACAGCATGGCGACTACGACGGCCTTACCACGGTCACGTTGGGTCTGGATACGCAGAAGGCATTCGGTTGGGTGGGCGGCTCGTTCAATATCAGTGCGTTGAATATCCATGGCCGTAACCTGAGCTCGGATTATCTCGGTACCTTGAATACGGCGAGCGGTATCGAGGCGCAGGACACCACGCGCTTGTGGGAAATGTGGTTTCAGCAGTCCTTCATGGACAAGCGCTTCGATATCCGTATCGGTCAGCAAAGTATCGATCAGGAGTTCATGACGAGCACGTACGCGGCCACCTTCGTCAATACGATGTTCGGCTGGCCCGGTCTCCCGTCATACGATATGCCGAACGGCGGTCCGGCCTATCCGCTGTCCGCCTTAGGGGCGCGGGTGCGCGCGCAATTGACGCCGGCGCTGAGCGCGTTGGCGGGCGTCTACGATGCCGACCCGCTCGGCAACAATCCCGCTAACGTCAGCGGTACCAATTTCAATCTGCATACCGGTGCGATGTACATCGGCGAGCTGCAATACGGCATCAATCAAGCGTCCGACGGCGGCATGGTCAGTGACGCTTCAGCCGGTCTGCCAGGGACGTACAAAATCGGTTTCTGGTATAACACCGCCCGCTTCCAGGATCAGCGCTACGATGCCAACGGCGTATCGCTGGCGACATCGGGCGGCGATCCGGCAAGTCATCGCGGCAACTACAGTGTCTATGCCGTGGCGGACCAGATGATCTGGCGTCCGGACCCGGATGCGCCGCGCAGCATCGGCGTGTTCGCACGCGTCATGGGCGCGCCCGGCGACCGTAATCTCGTCAGCGTCAGCGCCAACGTCGGCGTCGTGATGAAGGCGCCGTTCCAGGGCCGCGATAACGACAGCGTTGGACTGGGTCTCGCTTATATCAAGGTCGGCAACTATGCCCATGACCTCGATCTGGATGCGCGAGCTGCCGCGCTCGGCGGTCCCTACGGCGTGCGTACCAGTGAAACCGCGGTGGAAGCGACGTATCAATATCAGGCGACGCCGTGGTGGATCATCCAGGGCGATGCGCAATACACATTCAATGCTGGCGCCGGACAGAATCCGAACGACGCCACCAAGCCGTTGCGCAATACCTTTGTCCTGGGCGTTCGCACCACCGTCACTTTCTAA